The following proteins are encoded in a genomic region of Enoplosus armatus isolate fEnoArm2 chromosome 11, fEnoArm2.hap1, whole genome shotgun sequence:
- the LOC139291989 gene encoding kinesin heavy chain-like has translation MVDAVECGVCGVKVMCRFRPLNDAERSRGDKYIPKFNGEDTVVVAGKPYVFDRVLPPNTEQVQVYDTCARQIVKDVLGGYNGTIFAYGQTSSGKTHTMEGNLHDPRLMGIIPRIARDIFDHIYSMDENLEFHIKVSYFEIYLDKIRDLLDVSKTNLAVHEDKNRVPFVKGCTERFVSSPDEVMDVIDEGKANRHVAVTNMNEHSSRSHSIFLINIKQENMETEMKLSGKLYLVDLAGSEKVSKTGAEGSVLDEAKNINKSLSALGNVIAALSEGTKTHVPYRDSKMTRILQDSLGGNCRTTIIICCSPSVYNEAESKSTLMFGQRAKTIKNTVSVNLELTAEEWKKKYEKEKEKSRSLNIMIQKLENELKRWRKGESVPVEEQLSSRNKKSSSSETTAVIDSLALPPVPLLDEEKTQYETLITDLYHQLDDKDDEINQHSQTAEKLKQQLIDQDELLASSRQDYEHLQEELSRLQRDSDSAKEEVKEVLQALEELAVNYDHKSQEVENKNCCNEQLNEELAHKTVSLEAVQREMSTLQEVSSHHKKRSAEILSLLLRDLSDIGSILGTTDLKAMTEMSGVMEEEFTTARLYISKMKSEVKSLVNRSKQLEVNLTENICRMEANEKELNTCQLLVSQLQAKIVSLTDDLQKVEQKKRKLEESQDTLMEEVAKLHAQGQMHEVTVMDKEKEHMSRLKDAVEMKRTLEEQMENHREVHHKQLSHLRDEIEQKQRDVDQLKDVNRALQLENRKLQCDFDKLRAEDQNKDQKLQKLQFLNEKREQAKEDLKGLEDTVAKELQTLNNLRKVFIQDIGTRVKNSSENDCDEAGGSLAQRQRIIFLENNLEQLSKVHKQLVRDNADLRCELPKLEKRLRATAERVKALEAALKDAKESAVRDRKRYQQEVDRIKEVVRSKNVSRRGHSAQIAKPIRAGHQHPSSSPSFRQAVRGGGAMSSPRHLSPRQQPPQQPQPHHSHSK, from the exons GGGAAGCCGTATGTGTTTGACAGAGTCCTCCCTCCAAACACTGAACAGGTTCAGGTGTATGACACCTGTGCCAGACAGATCGTTAAAG atgtaTTGGGAGGGTATAATGGGACCATCTTTGCTTACGGTCAGACGTCATCTGGAAAGACTCACACCATGGAG GGGAACCTGCACGATCCTCGTCTGATGGGAATCATTCCTCGTATCGCCAGAGACATCTTTGACCACATCTACTCCATGGACGAGAACCTTGAGTTTCACATCAAG gtttcttattttgaaatctaTCTGGACAAAATCAGAGACTTACTCGATG tgtcaaAGACAAACCTGGCTGTTCACGAGGACAAAAACAGGGTTCCCTTTGTGAAG GGCTGCACGGAGCGTTTTGTTTCCAGTCCTGATGAAGTGATGGACGTCATCGACGAGGGAAAAGCAAACAGACATGTCGCCGTTACCA ACATGAACGAGCACAGCTCTCGCAGTCACAGTATTTTTCTGATCAACATCAAGCAGGAGAACATGGAGACGGAGATGAAACTGTCGGGGAAACTTTACCTGGTCGACCTGGCAGGCAGCGAGAAG GTGAGTAAAACAGGAGCAGAAGGCTCCGTGTTGGACGAAGCCAAGAACATCAACAAGTCTTTGTCGGCTCTTGGAAACGTCATCGCAGCTCTGAGTGAAGGAACG AAAACCCACGTCCCTTACAGAGACAGCAAGATGACTCGAATCCTGCAGGACTCTCTGGGAGGAAACTGTCgaaccaccatcatcatctgcTGCTCTCCGTCTGTTTACAATGAGGCTGAAAGCAAGTCCACCCTCATGTTCGGACAGAG AGCTAAAACCATAAAGAATACAGTGTCTGTGAACCTGGAGCTGACTGCTGAGGAGTGGAAGAAGAAGtatgagaaggagaaagagaagagcaggAGTCTGAATATCATGATACAGAAACTGGAGAATGAGCTGAAACGCTGGAGGAAAG GTGAGTCTGTAcctgtggaggagcagctgagcagcagaaacaagaaaagcagcagcagtgaaacaacagcagtgaTTGACAGCTTGGCCCTGCCCCCTGTCCCTCTGTTAGACGAAGAGAAGACACAGTACGAGACACTTATCACGGACCTGTACCATCAGCTGGACGACAAG GATGATGAGATCAACCAGCACAGTCAGACGGCTGAGAaactcaaacagcagctgatcGATCAGGATGAA CTGTTGGCGTCGAGCCGTCAGGACTACGAGCACCTACAGGAGGAGCTGTCACGGCTGCAGAGGGACAGTGACTCGGccaaagaggaggtgaaggaggttCTGCAGGCACTGGAGGAGCTCGCTGTCAACTACGACCACAAGAGCCAAGAGGTTGAAAACAAGAACTGCTGCAATGAACAGCTGAACGAGGAGCTTGCACACAAAACT GTGAGTCTGGAGGCAGTTCAGAGGGAGATGTCCACCCTGCAGGAGGTCAGTTCTCATCATAAGAAGAGGTCAGCAGAGATCCTCAGTCTGCTACTCAGAGACCTCAGTGACATTGGCAGCATCCTCGGTACCACAGACCTCAAAGCT atgACGGAGATGAGcggagtgatggaggaggagttCACCACAGCTCGTCTCTACATCAGTAAGATGAAGTCTGAGGTCAAATCTCTGGTGAACCGCAGCAAACAGCTGGAGGTCAACCTGACGGAGAACATCTGCAGGATGGAGGCCAACGAGAAGGAGCTCAACACCTGCCAACTGCTCGTCTCACAG CTCCAGGCGAAGATCGTGTCTCTGACAGATGACCTGCAGAAGgtggagcagaagaagaggaagctggaggagagTCAGGACACTCTGATGGAGGAGGTCGCCAAACTCCACGCTCAAG GTCAAATGCATGAGGTGACGGTGatggacaaagagaaagaacacaTGAGCAGACTGAAGGATGCTGTTGAGATGAAG AGAACTCTGGAGGAGCAGATGGAGAACCACAGAGAGGTTCATCACAAACAGCTGAGTCACCTCCGAGACGAGATCGAGCAGAAGCAAAGAGATGTCGACCAACTCAAAGA tgtGAATCGGGCTCTGCAGCTGGAGAACAGGAAACTTCAGTGTGACTTTGACAAACTGAGAGCTGAGGATCAGAACAAAGACCAGAAACTCCAGAAACTGCA GTTCTTGAATGAGAAGAGAGAACAAGCCAAAGAGGACCTGAAGGGTCTGGAGGACACTGTG GCTAAAGAGCTGCAGACGCTGAACAACCTTCGTAAAGTCTTCATCCAGGACATCGGCACTCGAGTCAAGAAT AGTTCAGAGAACGACTGTGACGAGGCTGGCGGCAGTCTGGCTCAGAGACAGAGGATCATCTTCTTAGAGAATAACCTGGAGCAGCTCAGCAAGGTCCACAAACAG CTGGTGCGGGACAATGCTGACCTTCGCTGTGAGCTGCCCAAGTTGGAGAAGCGTCTGCGGGCCACAGCAGAGCGAGTGAAAGCTCTGGAAGCCGCCCTGAAAGACGCCAAGGAGTCGGCTGTGAGGGACCGCAAACGCTACCAACAGGAAGTGGACCGCATCAAAGAGGTTGTTCGCTCCAAGAACGTTTCCAGGAGAGGACACTCTGCTCAGATAG CaaagccaatcagagcaggACATCAGCAcccatcctcctctccatccttcaGACAGGCCGTCCGGGGAGGAGGGGCGATGTCCAGTCCACGTCACCTCTCCCCCCGACAGCAACCACCACAGCAACCACAACCCCATCATAGCCACAGCAAGTAA